The following are from one region of the Chromobacterium phragmitis genome:
- a CDS encoding argininosuccinate synthase yields the protein MSDIKKVVLAYSGGLDTSVILKWLQDLYQCEVVTFTADIGQGEEVEPARQKAVSLGIKPENIFIEDLREEFVRDYVFPMFRANTIYEGEYLLGTSIARPLIAKRQIEIANQVGADAVSHGATGKGNDQVRFELGYYALKPDVKVIAPWREWDLLSREKLLAYAETHGIDISKKKNGGSPYSMDANLLHISYEGTVLEDPAQEPEEDMWLWSVSPENAPDQAEYVELEYSKGDIVAVNGQALSPAGVLTELNRLGNKHGIGRLDIVENRYVGMKSRGCYETPGGTIMLKAHRAIESITLDREVAHLKDELMPKYAQLIYTGYWWSPERAMLQQMIDASQATVNGWVRLKLYKGNVVVVGRESQTDSLFDPTIATFDEDGGAYNHADAAGFIRLNALRMRIAANARSKRG from the coding sequence ATGTCTGACATCAAGAAAGTGGTTTTGGCGTATTCCGGCGGCCTGGATACCTCGGTGATTCTAAAGTGGCTGCAGGACCTATACCAGTGCGAGGTGGTGACCTTCACCGCCGACATCGGCCAGGGCGAGGAGGTGGAGCCGGCGCGCCAGAAGGCTGTGTCGCTGGGCATCAAGCCGGAGAACATCTTCATCGAAGACCTGCGCGAAGAGTTCGTCCGCGACTACGTGTTCCCGATGTTTCGCGCCAACACCATCTACGAAGGCGAATACCTGCTGGGCACCTCCATCGCCCGGCCGCTGATCGCCAAGCGCCAGATCGAGATCGCCAACCAGGTGGGCGCGGATGCGGTATCGCACGGCGCCACCGGCAAGGGCAACGATCAGGTGCGTTTCGAACTGGGTTATTACGCGCTGAAGCCGGATGTGAAAGTGATCGCGCCGTGGCGCGAATGGGACCTGCTGTCCCGCGAGAAGCTGCTGGCCTACGCCGAAACCCACGGCATCGACATCAGCAAGAAGAAGAACGGCGGCAGTCCGTACTCGATGGACGCCAATCTGCTGCATATCTCTTATGAAGGCACGGTGCTGGAAGACCCGGCGCAGGAGCCGGAAGAAGACATGTGGCTGTGGAGCGTGAGCCCGGAGAACGCGCCGGACCAGGCAGAGTATGTCGAGCTGGAATACAGCAAAGGCGACATCGTGGCGGTCAACGGCCAGGCGCTGAGCCCGGCAGGCGTGCTGACCGAGCTGAACCGCCTTGGCAACAAGCACGGCATCGGCCGCTTGGATATCGTCGAGAACCGTTACGTGGGCATGAAGTCGCGCGGCTGCTACGAAACTCCGGGCGGCACCATCATGCTGAAGGCGCACCGCGCCATCGAGTCCATCACTCTGGACCGCGAAGTGGCCCATCTGAAGGACGAGCTGATGCCGAAGTACGCGCAGCTGATCTACACCGGCTACTGGTGGAGCCCGGAGCGCGCCATGCTGCAGCAGATGATAGACGCTTCGCAGGCGACGGTGAACGGCTGGGTGCGGCTGAAACTGTACAAGGGCAATGTGGTCGTCGTCGGCCGCGAATCCCAAACCGACTCGCTGTTCGACCCGACCATCGCCACCTTCGACGAAGACGGCGGCGCGTACAATCACGCCGACGCGGCCGGCTTCATCCGGCTGAACGCGCTGCGGATGCGCATCGCCGCCAATGCGCGGAGCAAACGCGGCTGA